Proteins encoded in a region of the Elizabethkingia bruuniana genome:
- the pth gene encoding aminoacyl-tRNA hydrolase, with the protein MKYLIVGLGNKGDEYKETRHNIGFKVAEKIAEAIDAPFNTTNFGWMAEGKYKGRKVFVLKPDTYMNLSGNAVRYWMQKENIPLENLLIVTDDLALPFGTLRMKMKGSHGGHNGLRNIEAVLNTGQYTRLRFGISADFKEGQQVDYVLGGWSEEEKEKLQERIDKFSQAALSFVFAGIQNTMSGFNGK; encoded by the coding sequence ATGAAATACTTAATCGTAGGCCTTGGTAATAAAGGCGATGAATATAAAGAAACAAGACATAATATAGGCTTTAAAGTTGCAGAAAAGATAGCAGAAGCCATAGATGCACCATTTAATACAACCAATTTTGGGTGGATGGCCGAAGGGAAATACAAAGGAAGAAAAGTCTTTGTCCTAAAGCCGGATACTTATATGAATCTTAGTGGAAATGCTGTACGCTACTGGATGCAGAAAGAAAATATTCCGTTAGAAAATCTGTTGATTGTTACCGATGATTTGGCGTTGCCATTCGGCACCCTGCGAATGAAAATGAAAGGCAGCCATGGCGGGCATAACGGGCTGCGCAATATCGAAGCTGTACTAAATACAGGTCAATATACACGTCTTCGTTTTGGAATTTCTGCAGATTTTAAAGAAGGTCAGCAAGTAGATTATGTTCTGGGTGGCTGGAGTGAAGAAGAAAAAGAAAAGCTGCAGGAAAGAATTGATAAGTTTTCTCAAGCAGCTTTATCTTTTGTATTTGCAGGTATACAGAATACGATGTCCGGTTTTAACGGAAAATAA
- a CDS encoding SulP family inorganic anion transporter: MKQNKTNIFSDVKPNFASGLVVFLVALPLCLGIALASGAPPLSGIIAGIIGGIIVGFLSTSNISVTGPAAGLTAIILASVTELGAFDLFLCAGIIAGATQLILGFLKAGSISNYIPTAVIEGMLAGIGIIIILTQLPHALGFDKDYEGKQTLFDNGFNLVPYMNEIASAIHPGAILIFAISIAILIVWDKIPALKKIKMLPAALVAVTAGIVINLLFTSSGSSLAVTTDHLVKLPVPKSAEDFKALITFPNFTGFTMPAVWVTGITIAIVASIETLLCIEAADRMDFKKRITDTNQELRAQGIGNLISSFIGGLPMTSVVVRSSANANAGATTKLSAIIHGVLLLVCVLSIPAILNMIPLATLAAVLILVGYKLAKPATIKHFWDKGKYQFIPFMATMLAVVFTDLLKGVALGLVISIIFILLGNMKRAYYLSREELEDADAITIELAEEVSFLNKAAIKKTLKNIQPGSQVTINGKRTSYIATDVLDLIQEFANITAKENNIAVNLVGFRTDYKQIKESHVIVDHKRSM; encoded by the coding sequence ATGAAACAAAATAAAACCAATATATTCAGCGATGTTAAACCCAACTTTGCATCAGGTCTGGTTGTTTTTCTTGTCGCTTTACCTCTTTGTTTAGGTATTGCTTTAGCTTCTGGTGCCCCACCTTTATCGGGTATTATTGCCGGAATTATCGGCGGTATCATTGTAGGCTTTCTCAGTACATCTAACATCAGTGTAACCGGTCCTGCCGCAGGCCTCACAGCTATCATCCTGGCTTCAGTGACCGAATTAGGAGCATTTGATCTGTTTCTTTGTGCCGGAATTATCGCCGGAGCTACTCAGCTAATCTTAGGCTTCCTAAAAGCCGGAAGTATTTCCAATTATATACCTACAGCCGTTATCGAAGGGATGCTTGCAGGGATCGGGATCATCATTATTCTGACCCAGCTACCTCATGCATTAGGCTTCGACAAGGACTATGAAGGTAAACAAACATTATTTGACAATGGATTCAATCTTGTTCCATATATGAATGAAATCGCCTCTGCAATTCATCCGGGAGCAATATTAATTTTTGCAATTTCAATAGCTATTCTGATTGTGTGGGACAAAATTCCTGCATTGAAAAAAATAAAAATGCTTCCTGCGGCTCTTGTAGCAGTGACAGCAGGGATTGTGATTAATCTGTTGTTTACGTCTTCCGGAAGCTCTTTAGCTGTGACTACAGATCACCTGGTGAAGCTTCCTGTACCGAAATCTGCAGAAGACTTCAAAGCATTGATTACCTTTCCAAACTTTACTGGTTTTACAATGCCCGCAGTATGGGTAACAGGTATTACAATTGCAATTGTAGCCTCTATCGAAACGCTTCTTTGTATTGAAGCTGCGGACAGAATGGATTTTAAGAAAAGAATTACTGATACCAATCAGGAACTTCGCGCACAGGGAATTGGTAACCTCATCAGCTCATTTATTGGTGGATTACCTATGACATCGGTAGTTGTAAGAAGTTCAGCGAATGCCAATGCAGGTGCTACAACCAAATTATCTGCCATTATCCATGGTGTACTATTGTTAGTATGTGTACTAAGTATTCCTGCAATCCTAAATATGATTCCATTGGCAACTCTTGCTGCTGTCCTTATCCTTGTAGGCTATAAGCTGGCAAAACCTGCAACAATAAAGCACTTCTGGGACAAAGGAAAATATCAGTTTATTCCATTTATGGCAACTATGCTTGCTGTCGTTTTCACAGACCTGTTAAAGGGTGTAGCTCTTGGTTTAGTAATCAGTATTATCTTTATTCTTCTTGGGAATATGAAACGTGCTTACTACCTAAGCCGTGAGGAGTTGGAAGATGCTGATGCTATCACAATTGAGCTTGCTGAGGAAGTATCTTTCCTGAATAAAGCTGCAATCAAAAAGACCCTGAAGAATATTCAACCAGGATCGCAGGTAACAATTAACGGAAAGCGTACATCTTATATTGCCACAGATGTTTTAGATCTTATTCAGGAGTTTGCAAATATTACAGCAAAAGAAAACAATATAGCTGTAAATCTGGTTGGCTTCCGAACAGATTATAAACAAATCAAAGAATCCCACGTTATAGTGGATCACAAAAGGTCTATGTAA
- a CDS encoding carbonic anhydrase: protein MSNSYEQIFENNRKWVESKLSQDQDFFTNLAATQTPEYLYIGCSDSRATAEELMGAKPGEVFVTRNIANVVNTLDMSSTSVIQYAVEHLKVKHIIVCGHYNCGGVKAAMTPQDLGLLNPWLRNIRDVYRIHQAELDSIKDEHKRYDRLVELNVQEQCINVIKMACVQERYITENFPIVHGWVFDLRTGKLIDLEIDFENILKDIQKIYDLTNSDWMMRNK from the coding sequence ATGTCAAATTCTTATGAACAAATTTTCGAGAACAATCGGAAATGGGTAGAGAGCAAACTCTCTCAGGATCAAGATTTCTTTACAAATCTTGCCGCAACACAAACTCCGGAGTACCTTTACATTGGTTGCTCAGACAGTAGAGCTACTGCTGAAGAACTAATGGGCGCTAAACCAGGGGAAGTATTCGTTACACGTAACATTGCCAATGTTGTGAACACTTTAGACATGAGCTCTACTTCTGTTATTCAGTACGCTGTAGAACATTTAAAAGTAAAGCACATTATTGTATGTGGACACTACAACTGTGGAGGTGTTAAGGCTGCTATGACTCCTCAGGATTTAGGACTTTTAAATCCTTGGTTAAGAAACATTCGTGATGTTTACAGAATTCACCAAGCAGAACTAGATTCTATTAAAGACGAGCACAAAAGATACGACCGTCTTGTTGAGCTAAACGTTCAGGAGCAGTGTATCAACGTTATCAAAATGGCTTGTGTACAGGAAAGATATATCACTGAAAATTTCCCTATTGTACACGGATGGGTATTCGATTTGAGAACAGGAAAATTAATTGATTTAGAGATTGATTTTGAAAACATCCTGAAAGACATCCAAAAAATTTACGATCTTACCAATTCTGATTGGATGATGCGTAATAAATAA
- a CDS encoding UDP-glucose dehydrogenase family protein, with protein sequence MNITIVGTGYVGLVTGTCLAELGNSVFCVDIDEKKVEGMKNGIVPIYEPNLEETFLRNIQAERLHFTTDLKEALDQSEIVFLALPTPPGEDGSADLSYVLNVSENIGKLITDYKVIVNKSTVPVGTADRVRETIAAFASVEFDVVSNPEFLREGYAVEDCMNPSRVVIGTSSERAKNLMANLYEPFSNIGIPIIYMDEKSSELTKYAANSFLAVKITFMNEIANFCEMVGADVDKIRLGMGSDNRIGHRFLFPGIGYGGSCFPKDVKALIKSGSEQGFDFEILKSTEETNQKQKTILVPAIEEYFNGNIQGKKIAVWGLAFKANTDDIREASSLDNIALLLEKGAEVIAFDSIAEGNVQKILGDKISYAKDMYSALEGADALLICTEWPEFKNPNFELIAKKLKNKAIFDGRNMFSTELPSKHGFFYKSIGRKTVQSEN encoded by the coding sequence TTGAATATTACGATAGTTGGAACGGGCTATGTAGGCCTTGTTACCGGAACATGTCTGGCAGAACTGGGGAATTCAGTTTTCTGCGTAGACATTGATGAAAAGAAAGTAGAGGGCATGAAGAACGGAATTGTTCCGATTTATGAGCCTAATCTGGAGGAAACATTTTTAAGAAACATTCAGGCAGAACGTTTACATTTTACGACAGATCTTAAAGAAGCTTTGGATCAATCTGAAATTGTTTTTCTTGCGCTTCCAACCCCTCCGGGAGAAGACGGCTCAGCAGATCTTTCATACGTCCTGAACGTTTCTGAAAATATTGGTAAGCTAATTACGGATTACAAAGTTATCGTAAATAAAAGTACTGTTCCGGTAGGAACTGCTGACAGAGTAAGGGAGACTATTGCAGCATTTGCATCCGTAGAATTTGATGTAGTTTCTAATCCTGAATTTTTAAGAGAAGGCTATGCTGTTGAAGACTGTATGAATCCTTCCAGGGTTGTTATAGGCACCAGCTCCGAAAGAGCTAAAAATTTGATGGCGAATCTGTACGAGCCTTTTAGCAATATCGGTATTCCAATCATCTACATGGATGAAAAATCTTCCGAACTGACCAAATATGCAGCCAACTCATTCTTAGCCGTAAAAATTACCTTCATGAATGAAATTGCTAACTTCTGTGAAATGGTAGGGGCTGATGTTGACAAAATAAGATTAGGAATGGGATCTGATAACAGAATCGGACATCGTTTCTTATTCCCGGGAATCGGATATGGAGGAAGCTGTTTTCCTAAAGATGTAAAAGCACTGATAAAAAGTGGTAGCGAACAGGGATTCGATTTCGAAATCTTAAAATCCACTGAAGAAACTAACCAAAAACAAAAAACAATTCTGGTTCCTGCTATCGAGGAATATTTCAACGGAAACATACAAGGTAAAAAAATTGCAGTGTGGGGATTAGCTTTTAAAGCAAATACCGACGATATCCGTGAGGCTTCTTCTTTAGACAATATCGCTTTATTACTTGAAAAAGGTGCTGAAGTTATAGCTTTTGACAGTATTGCTGAAGGCAATGTACAAAAGATTCTTGGTGACAAAATTAGCTATGCAAAAGATATGTATTCCGCTTTGGAAGGTGCAGATGCTTTGTTAATCTGTACTGAATGGCCGGAATTTAAGAACCCGAACTTCGAACTAATAGCAAAAAAGTTAAAAAACAAAGCTATATTCGACGGACGTAATATGTTCTCTACTGAGTTACCATCCAAACATGGTTTCTTTTACAAAAGTATTGGACGTAAAACTGTACAATCAGAAAATTAG